A stretch of the Arachis stenosperma cultivar V10309 chromosome 6, arast.V10309.gnm1.PFL2, whole genome shotgun sequence genome encodes the following:
- the LOC130934369 gene encoding acyltransferase GLAUCE-like, with product MELLEKVIVYPEQSTLNKRVFLSNIDLCLVVYQDNIFFFDPPSSEMSFSKIFNKLCNAFGKLLVHYDFMAGRLVQSLEDSHRFEIDCNDAGIVVIAARIDRKLSEFGNIFAPNQNLEKFAMFQEEEIDLKEKPLLSVQLTQFACKSLALTAHYNHCTLDGLAVRDFGANLAALTRGDPLIVVPFADRTLLRARNPPKISYPHFEYGKATNIENLFSVRGISGGISVRQNVTQNQIQILYLSPQQIASFKMKAINDCNLKNVTTFHVVAGKIWKARTIATKMLDDKVTAMLFPVDVRKRVSPELPYGFAGNALVPGFARATVKELTELEDAYHIRKVQEGIERLDDEYIKSSIDWLELNKGVPCREDSFSLVSGLRLGLEDQHFAWGKLKCSTPLTVKPGLVMLLPAAPGDGGLNVCLDLPEDQMYIFRRIMLEF from the exons ATGGAACTGCTGGAGAAAGTAATTGTTTATCCCGAGCAATCCACTCTCAATAAGCGAGTTTTCTTGTCCAATATTGACTTATGTCTTGTTGTTTACCAAGATAATATCTTCTTCTTTGATCCTCCAAGTAGCGAAATGagtttttctaaaattttcaacaaattATGCAATGCATTTGGTAAATTGCTTGTGCATTATGATTTTATGGCTGGTCGACTTGTGCAAAGTTTGGAGGACAGTCATCGGTTTGAAATAGACTGTAATGATGCTGGTATTGTGGTTATTGCTGCAAGAATTGATAGAAAGTTGAGTGAATTTGGTAATATTTTTGCACCTAATCAAAATTTAGAGAAATTTGCTATGTTCCAGGAAGAAGAAATTGACTTGAAAGAGAAACCCCTTTTATCGGTACAG CTGACACAATTTGCTTGCAAAAGTTTGGCACTAACTGCTCACTACAACCATTGTACACTAGACGGTTTAGCAGTAAGAGATTTTGGGGCAAACTTGGCTGCATTAACACGTGGTGATCCCCTAATCGTAGTTCCTTTTGCAGATAGGACATTGCTAAGAGCAAGAAACCCACCAAAGATTAGTTATCCACATTTTGAGTATGGAAAAGCTACAAACATTGAAAACTTGTTTAGTGTTCGTGGAATAAGTGGTGGCATTAGTGTAAGACAAAATGTGACACAAAACCAAATTCAGATTCTTTATTTGTCTCCACAGCAAATTGCCAGCTTTAAAATGAAAGCTATTAACGATTGTAACTTAAAGAACGTGACTACTTTTCATGTTGTTGCCGGTAAAATATGGAAGGCGAGAACTATTGCAACAAAGATGTTAGATGATAAAGTGACGGCAATGTTATTTCCTGTGGATGTTAGGAAAAGAGTTTCTCCAGAACTTCCATACGGCTTTGCAG GCAATGCTTTGGTTCCTGGATTTGCAAGAGCAACTGTGAAGGAGCTCACAGAATTAGAGGATGCTTATCATATCAGAAAAGTACAAGAAGGAATTGAAAGATTGGATGACGAGTATATTAAGTCAAGCATAGATTGGTTAGAATTGAACAAAGGAGTACCTTGTAGGGAAGATAGTTTCTCATTGGTTTCAGGGTTGAGATTGGGGCTTGAGGACCAACATTTTGCATGGGGTAAATTAAAATGTTCAACACCACTTACTGTTAAGCCAGGTCTAGTCATGCTATTACCAGCAGCACCAGGTGATGGAGGTCTTAATGTCTGTCTGGATTTACCAGAAGATCAAATGTACATATTTCGTAGGATAATGCTAGAATTCTAA